One window of Camelus dromedarius isolate mCamDro1 chromosome 18, mCamDro1.pat, whole genome shotgun sequence genomic DNA carries:
- the BPIFB2 gene encoding BPI fold-containing family B member 2 — translation MAWARGLGLLLVLLPVVGASKPGIVVRLNKEVLSYVAEVGKVPLQQALQVPIPHFLDRSGQVIQPTRIQILNVHMPYLQLKFIAGFGIRLSAATNFTFKIFRVPEPLHLMLPVTLLADTLVAQGSIGTPVVSISACYSLFNKAVVFDGYNSTAPALLAPLQKHIKAVLQNKLCLRISNLVQGLNVHLGTLIGLSPVGPESQVRYTMINAPNVTKDYISFDINAVLFLLGKPIILPMDATPFVLPSHVGTSGVMATVGLSQDLFDSAILLLQKAGALNMDITGQLKLSNNPLNTSTLGQVIPEVARQFPEPRPLALKVRLDAIPVVTLHTNNATLRIQPFVEVLAPDSDSAFQSLFSLDVVVNLSLQLYVSEVRLQGTTSVLGNVQVTVASSNVGFIEMEQVQSLMGNVFQRPLLDHLNALLSIGVALPSVTNLRYIAPEVFVYEGYIVVSGGLLYQR, via the exons ATGGCTTGGGCACGAGGGCTGGgcctgctgctggtgctgctgcccGTGGTCGGTGCCTCCAAGCCGGGCATCGTGGTCAGACTCAACAAGGAAGTGCTGAGCTACG TGGCTGAAGTCGGGAAAGTCCCTCTCCAGCAGGCCCTGCAGGTCCCTATCCCACATTTCCTGGACCGGAGTGGACAGGTGATCCAGCCTACCAG GATTCAGATTCTGAATGTCCATATGCCATATCTCCAGCTGAAATTTATTGCCGGTTTTGGAATACGCTTATCGGCAGCCACCAATTTTACTTTCAAGATCTTTCG TGTCCCAGAGCCCCTGCACCTGATGCTGCCCGTGACGCTGCTGGCTGACACCCTCGTGGCCCAGGGCTCCATCGGGACCCCCGTGGTCAGCATCTCTGCCTGCTACTCACTCTTCAACAAGGCCGTCGTGTTTGATGGTTATAACAG CACAGCCCCTGCGCTGCTGGCCCCTCTGCAGAAGCACATCAAAGCTGTCCTGCAGAACAAG CTGTGCCTGAGAATCTCCAACCTGGTGCAGGGCCTCAATGTTCACCTGGGCACTTTAATCG GCCTCAGCCCTGTGGGTCCAGAGTCCCAGGTTCGCTACACCATGATCAACGCGCCCAACGTCACTAAAGACTACATTTCCTTTGATATCAAC gcTGTCCTCTTCCTGCTGGGCAAGCCCATCATCCTGCCTATGGATGCCACCCCCTTCGTGCTGCCGTCGCACGTGGGCACCAGCGGTGTCATGGCAACCGTGGGCCTCTCCCAGGACCTCTTTGACTCTGCCATCCTGCTGCTGCAAAAGGCTGGTGCACTCAACATGGACATCACAGGGCAGCTG AAGTTGAGTAACAACCCGCTGAACACCTCCACGCTGGGCCAGGTCATCCCTGAG gtGGCCCGCCAGTTCCCCGAGCCCAGGCCCTTGGCACTCAAGGTGCGGCTGGATGCCATACCCGTGGTCACACTCCATACCAACAATGCCACGTTGAGGATACAGCCCTTCGTGGAGGTCCTGGCCCCAGACTCCGACTCGGCTTTCCAGTCCCTCTTCTCCCTCGATGTG GTAGTGAACCTGAGCCTCCAGCTCTACGTGTCTGAGGTGAGACTTCAGGGGACCACGTCTGTGTTGGG GAATGTCCAGGTCACTGTGGCCTCCTCTAATGTGGGCTTCATTGAA ATGGAGCAAGTGCAGTCACTCATGGGTAACGTGTTTCAGAGGCCCCTGCTGGACCACCTCAATG CTCTCCTGAGCATAGGGgttgccctccccagtgtgacCAATCTCCGCTACATTGCCCCTGAGGTCTTTGTCTACGAG GGCTACATTGTGGTGTCCGGCGGACTCTTGTACCAGCGCTGA